The Bombus vancouverensis nearcticus chromosome 12, iyBomVanc1_principal, whole genome shotgun sequence genome contains a region encoding:
- the Cox17 gene encoding cytochrome c oxidase copper chaperone COX17 — translation MTMGIINDKPNQTVNAESREVQKSDKPLKPCCACPETKKARDDCIILLGEENCKDLIEAHKTCMRSLGFNI, via the exons ATGACAATGGGTATTATAAATGACAAACCGAATCAAACCGTTAATGCGGAATCGAGGGAGGTGCAAAAATCTGACAAACCATTGAAACCTTGCTGCGCTTGTCCTGAAACGAAGAAGGCAAGGGACGATTG CATTATCCTACTAGGTGAAGAAAACTGTAAAGATTTGATAGAAGCGCATAAAACTTGTATGCGGTCATTAGGatttaacatataa
- the LOC117155537 gene encoding zinc finger-containing ubiquitin peptidase 1 isoform X1 has translation MATSKPPEMNYTCEICGLEGFNDEEMRSHMVFYHLQGAANCPFCDLGEISPTEMLTHVNSAHLDYLTPSTPENDMMAFIDDDSLVDDRRDDECRGPCPSPTMSPSPPLLQNGWSSSFSPRVKQQQEIPKVEPQIPSANVNNNNNNNNIGNVNNVIEGAAGHGSPLRSGLNLQLRSHASPKLPVQECPMCPYSSDSPLRLEEHINRQHFDLTSPSFLPESPPSRDGVFNCPLCVTSFPNSSDLELHVNIEHKDILSPANGAASQSAQATVGSDTPACPVCFSTSFKSNDELTAHIEEHFSKKCTPSPITPDLSTDRMLAKDMERLEKELRKLREQREFEMLRAQYGMDNQGNFREQSVTNMQRAVYSGEMTIADYYERQTELRVAESSGIDDGSSCTRGLVSKIRAVSQACSNVLSTWMCSTIDHYATTYGDKGWGCGYRNLQMLISSLLQHTGYNELVYKAWNSGLGSGSSTKNPLRSSIPSISRLQKMIEWAWAQGFDTQGAEQLGGKLVNTRKWIGPTEVVILLSSLRIKCQLVDFYTPTNSDGGHPEMFNWVLQYFQRCDDFKPPLYLQHQGHSRTIIGVEQLRDGSITMLVLDPSHSPAQMAQFNSTSSALGAMRLVRKSIAAMKARQYQVVAVTGIMETDLEYHESKVLRLIRLPQDR, from the exons ATGGCGACCAGTAAACCACCGGAAATGAATTACACATGCGAAATTTGCGGCCTGGAAGGTTTCAATGACGAAGAGATGAGATCTCATATGGTTTTCTACCACCTCCAAGGAGCCGCAAATTGCCCCTTTTGCGATTTAGGCGAAATTTCGCCGACGGAAATGTTGACCCACGTTAACAGTGCCCATCTCGATTATCTAACACCAAG TACTCCAGAGAATGACATGATGGCATTTATCGATGACGATTCGTTAGTGGATGATAGAAGAGACGACGAATGTCGCGGTCCATGTCCTTCTCCAACTATGTCCCCAAGTCCTCCGCTTCTTCAAAATGGTTGGAGCAGTTCGTTCAGTCCACGTGTTAAGCAGCAGCAAGAAATACCAAAAGTGGAACCACAGATTCCTAGTGCAAatgtgaataataataataacaataataacattGGAAATGTTAATAACG TTATCGAAGGTGCAGCTGGACACGGGTCTCCGCTGCGTTCAGGCCTAAATTTGCAACTACGTTCCCATGCTTCGCCAAAACTTCCAGTACAAGAATGTCCTATGTGTCCTTACAGTTCTGACAGTCCACTAAGGTTAGAAGAGCATATCAACAGACAACATTTTGATCTCACGTCGCCGTCCTTTCTACCTGAATCTCCACCATCGCGTGATGGTGTCTTCAACTGCCCACTCTGCGTCACGTCTTTCCCAAATTCTTCTGATCTTGAGCTACACGTTAACATAGAACATAAAGACATCTTGAG CCCTGCGAATGGTGCAGCTTCCCAGTCAGCTCAAGCAACCGTTGGTAGTGATACACCTGCGTGTCCAGTTTGCTTCAGTACCTCGTTTAAAAGCAACGACGAATTAACTGCACACATTGAAGAACATTTCAGTAAAAAGTGCACTCCATCTCCTATAACTCCAGACTTGTCTACCGACAGAATGTTAGCAAAGGATATGGAAAGACTTGAGAAGGAGCTTAGAAAATTACGCGAACAACGTGAATTTGAGATGTTAAGGGCGCAATATGGAATGGACAATCAAGGGAATTTTAGAGAACAAAGCGTCACCAATATGCAGCGGGCTGTGTATTCCGGCGAAATGACGATTGCTGATTATTACGAAAGACAAACCGAGCTCAGAGTAGCTGAAAGCAGTGGCATCGATGATGGCAGTTCTTGTACACGCG GGCTAGTTTCCAAGATACGGGCTGTCAGTCAAGCATGTAGTAATGTATTAAGTACCTGGATGTGTTCTACCATAGACCATTATGCAACTACCTATGGGGACAAAGGATGGGGATGTGGTTATAGAAATTTGCAGATGTTAATTTCGTCACTTTTGCAACATACAGGGTACAACGAGTTAGTTTATAAAGCGTGGAATTCTGGTTTGGGTAGCGGTAGTTCTACCAAGAATCCACTACGAAGTTCTATACCGTCGATCTCTAGACTTCAGAAGATGATAGAGTGGGCTTGGGCCCAAGGTTTCGATACTCAAGGAGCTGAACAGTTGGGAGGAAAATTGGTGAACACCAGAAAATGGATTGGTCCCACCGAAGTAGTCATACTGTTGTCTAGTTTAAGAATAAA GTGTCAGCTGGTAGATTTTTATACACCAACTAATTCTGATGGCGGACACCCTGAAATGTTTAATTGGGTTTTACAATACTTCCAGCGGTGCGATGATTTCAAGCCACCTCTTTATTTGCAGCATCAAG GTCATAGTAGAACAATAATAGGAGTAGAACAGTTGAGAGATGGTTCGATAACAATGTTAGTACTCGATCCAAGCCATAGTCCAGCACAAATGGCACAATTTAACAGTACAAGTAGTGCACTTGGTGCGATGCGTTTGGTACGCAAGTCGATTGCAGCGATGAAAGCGAGACAGTATCAAGTCGTTGCTGTTACCGGTATCATGGAAACCGACTTAGAGTATCAC GAAAGCAAAGTATTACGTTTGATTCGGTTGCCACAAGATAGGTGA
- the LOC117155537 gene encoding zinc finger-containing ubiquitin peptidase 1 isoform X2 yields MIKDYKGETACELDIRRKNTPENDMMAFIDDDSLVDDRRDDECRGPCPSPTMSPSPPLLQNGWSSSFSPRVKQQQEIPKVEPQIPSANVNNNNNNNNIGNVNNVIEGAAGHGSPLRSGLNLQLRSHASPKLPVQECPMCPYSSDSPLRLEEHINRQHFDLTSPSFLPESPPSRDGVFNCPLCVTSFPNSSDLELHVNIEHKDILSPANGAASQSAQATVGSDTPACPVCFSTSFKSNDELTAHIEEHFSKKCTPSPITPDLSTDRMLAKDMERLEKELRKLREQREFEMLRAQYGMDNQGNFREQSVTNMQRAVYSGEMTIADYYERQTELRVAESSGIDDGSSCTRGLVSKIRAVSQACSNVLSTWMCSTIDHYATTYGDKGWGCGYRNLQMLISSLLQHTGYNELVYKAWNSGLGSGSSTKNPLRSSIPSISRLQKMIEWAWAQGFDTQGAEQLGGKLVNTRKWIGPTEVVILLSSLRIKCQLVDFYTPTNSDGGHPEMFNWVLQYFQRCDDFKPPLYLQHQGHSRTIIGVEQLRDGSITMLVLDPSHSPAQMAQFNSTSSALGAMRLVRKSIAAMKARQYQVVAVTGIMETDLEYHESKVLRLIRLPQDR; encoded by the exons ATGATAAAAGACTACAAAGGGGAAACAGCATGTGAATTAGATATTCGTcgtaaaaa TACTCCAGAGAATGACATGATGGCATTTATCGATGACGATTCGTTAGTGGATGATAGAAGAGACGACGAATGTCGCGGTCCATGTCCTTCTCCAACTATGTCCCCAAGTCCTCCGCTTCTTCAAAATGGTTGGAGCAGTTCGTTCAGTCCACGTGTTAAGCAGCAGCAAGAAATACCAAAAGTGGAACCACAGATTCCTAGTGCAAatgtgaataataataataacaataataacattGGAAATGTTAATAACG TTATCGAAGGTGCAGCTGGACACGGGTCTCCGCTGCGTTCAGGCCTAAATTTGCAACTACGTTCCCATGCTTCGCCAAAACTTCCAGTACAAGAATGTCCTATGTGTCCTTACAGTTCTGACAGTCCACTAAGGTTAGAAGAGCATATCAACAGACAACATTTTGATCTCACGTCGCCGTCCTTTCTACCTGAATCTCCACCATCGCGTGATGGTGTCTTCAACTGCCCACTCTGCGTCACGTCTTTCCCAAATTCTTCTGATCTTGAGCTACACGTTAACATAGAACATAAAGACATCTTGAG CCCTGCGAATGGTGCAGCTTCCCAGTCAGCTCAAGCAACCGTTGGTAGTGATACACCTGCGTGTCCAGTTTGCTTCAGTACCTCGTTTAAAAGCAACGACGAATTAACTGCACACATTGAAGAACATTTCAGTAAAAAGTGCACTCCATCTCCTATAACTCCAGACTTGTCTACCGACAGAATGTTAGCAAAGGATATGGAAAGACTTGAGAAGGAGCTTAGAAAATTACGCGAACAACGTGAATTTGAGATGTTAAGGGCGCAATATGGAATGGACAATCAAGGGAATTTTAGAGAACAAAGCGTCACCAATATGCAGCGGGCTGTGTATTCCGGCGAAATGACGATTGCTGATTATTACGAAAGACAAACCGAGCTCAGAGTAGCTGAAAGCAGTGGCATCGATGATGGCAGTTCTTGTACACGCG GGCTAGTTTCCAAGATACGGGCTGTCAGTCAAGCATGTAGTAATGTATTAAGTACCTGGATGTGTTCTACCATAGACCATTATGCAACTACCTATGGGGACAAAGGATGGGGATGTGGTTATAGAAATTTGCAGATGTTAATTTCGTCACTTTTGCAACATACAGGGTACAACGAGTTAGTTTATAAAGCGTGGAATTCTGGTTTGGGTAGCGGTAGTTCTACCAAGAATCCACTACGAAGTTCTATACCGTCGATCTCTAGACTTCAGAAGATGATAGAGTGGGCTTGGGCCCAAGGTTTCGATACTCAAGGAGCTGAACAGTTGGGAGGAAAATTGGTGAACACCAGAAAATGGATTGGTCCCACCGAAGTAGTCATACTGTTGTCTAGTTTAAGAATAAA GTGTCAGCTGGTAGATTTTTATACACCAACTAATTCTGATGGCGGACACCCTGAAATGTTTAATTGGGTTTTACAATACTTCCAGCGGTGCGATGATTTCAAGCCACCTCTTTATTTGCAGCATCAAG GTCATAGTAGAACAATAATAGGAGTAGAACAGTTGAGAGATGGTTCGATAACAATGTTAGTACTCGATCCAAGCCATAGTCCAGCACAAATGGCACAATTTAACAGTACAAGTAGTGCACTTGGTGCGATGCGTTTGGTACGCAAGTCGATTGCAGCGATGAAAGCGAGACAGTATCAAGTCGTTGCTGTTACCGGTATCATGGAAACCGACTTAGAGTATCAC GAAAGCAAAGTATTACGTTTGATTCGGTTGCCACAAGATAGGTGA
- the Reck gene encoding reversion-inducing-cysteine-rich protein with kazal motifs, which yields MVSVIVMDLETRPRFHGNARYSTMLVIGLSTVMLTVIVVATPFLDAAQEMSCCSLATGSCRNVCSKISLVALGAEAEARENATRRLLEFCSLELMVFWGCVNMTLNEVKRYENWTGRGCCHLALNPICRSTCALSGSRRDLNVSCRPSDEPEFFSCLEKREEAEHCCSNVSDDTCRTICQDLFYKPGKISNLKLYSSKGCFHQIPRCLKTVAEAKHAEDPKQHLHCCNVASSPACLETCRKILHTATTDQEIMDALTDKCRPVLPQSPFWSCLLKSGSSKPARLPLDAGKLSCCTKATKPSCQNLCWRAFQADWESAWLQLDAECLSSSLEGELRRCLEDTDDPCEMGCSGLSYCTRFNDRSTTLFRSCSAAADEAAKLEADHWARGGIVRGLGVPVRAAASCPPETLRAAACLLQLRPCEARIHETRLCREDCLELMASCVDWSAINGPHTAATLCAKLSPARSDASCVSLRPFLEDAQDNESVIRLEEDIVTPCRSNPCAHGEICQLLHFTRQAYRCLPACSLGEMSKQLVPVGSWVQIPRYDQQGCLRICQCTVHGLEKCRTLNCYKFNSCWVHDRFVAHKANFYLECNPCHCFEGEFTCSKKNCGEIRVPSLPCDCPAHYVPVCGRLGFTFASGCLAKCSEMSANEVEFGSCSSRDPCASNPCDSTEKCVPRTRVCLSRLQKSCRQYECVPLDCDPRDEANGPVCDKENRQHRSMCAMIRSGASLGYRGHCLEGCSLRGPVCGTNGEIYANECAAWAERTVVDYFGRCVAVGLIGDQAKPRCGDLVQCPRLIEPYCVGVTPPGACCPVCGGAAKLFYSKKQLDRIYYTMDEDVDKDSVALEVLLSALARQIQVAQCVLRGMMTPDLDIFVIVQPTSKRPSPLQLRACVAETEKLVTRISERSPRITTEVLLGALTRAEIAHSYISSAMTIGGNVAPLLLAILLYAIVS from the exons ATGGTGTCAGTGATCGTCATGGATCTCGAGACTCGACCgcgatttcatggaaacgcgcgATATTCAACGATGCTGGTGATCGGGTTGTCGACGGTGATGTTGACGGTCATCGTCGTCGCCACTCCTTTTCTCGACGCTGCACAAg AGATGTCCTGCTGTTCTTTGGCTACCGGATCTTGTCGCAATGTCTGCTCCAAG ATCTCGCTGGTGGCGTTGGGAGCAGAAGCAGAGGCAAGGGAGAACGCGACGCGACGCTTGCTGGAGTTCTGTTCCCTCGAGCTG ATGGTATTCTGGGGCTGCGTCAACATGACTCTGAACG AGGTAAAGAGATACGAGAATTGGACTGGCAGGGGTTGCTGTCACTTAGCGCTGAATCCAATATGCCGATCAACGTGCGCTCTCTCCGGATCCAGAAGGGATCTGAACGTATCCTGCCGGCCGAGCGACGAGCCTGAATTCTTCTCCTGTTTGGAAAAGCGAGAGGAAGCTGAACACTGTTGCAGCAACGTATCCGACGACACCTGCAGAACAATTTGCCAGGATTTGTTCTACAAGCCCGGAAAGATTTCAAATCTCAAGTTGTACAGTAGCAAGGGATGCTTCCATCAGATTCCAAGGTGCTTGAAAACCGTGGCCGAGGCGAAACACGCCGAAGATCCGAAACAAC ATCTGCATTGCTGCAACGTGGCTAGCAGCCCAGCCTGTCTCGAAACGTGCAGAAAGATCCTGCATACGGCGACGACCGACCAAGAGATCATGGACGCGTTGACGGACAAGTGCAGACCGGTTCTACCTCAGTCGCCGTTTTGGAGTTGCCTGCTCAAGTCTGGCTCGTCGAAGCCAGCTCGCCTACCTCTAGATGCGGGCAAATTGTCGTGCTGCACCAAAGCAACCAAGCCATCGTGCCAGAATCTGTGCTGGAGAGCGTTCCAAGCGGACTGGGAGTCCGCGTGGCTTCAACTCGACGCAGAGTGCCTGTCGTCCAGCCTGGAAGGAGAACTGAGACGGTGTCTCGAGGATACCGACGATCCGTGCGAAATGGGCTGCTCCGGGCTGTCCTATTGCACCCGATTCAACGACAGGTCGACGACACTCTTTAG GAGTTGTTCGGCCGCGGCTGACGAGGCAGCTAAATTGGAAGCTGATCACTGGGCCAGAGGTGGAATCGTTCGTGGATTAGGTGTGCCTGTTCGAGCCGCCGCTTCCTGCCCGCCGGAAACTTTACGCGCAGCCGCGTGCTTATTGCAGCTGAGACCGTGCGAAGCCAGAATCCACGAGACGAGACTTTGTCGAGAAGATTGCCTCGAACTGATGGCCAGTTGCGTGGACTGGTCGGCCATTAACGGTCCCCATACGGCAGCCACATTGTGCGCCAAGCTCTCACCAGCTAGATCCGATGCCTCTTGCGTTTCTCTGAGACCCTTTTTAGAGGATGCCCAGGATAACGAGTCGGTGATTCGCCTCGAGGAGGACATCGTCACTCCTTGTAGGAGTAATCCTTGCGCACACGGTGAAATCTGCCAGCTGCTTCATTTCACCCGACAGGCGTACCGTTGTCTACCAGCTTGTTCTCTCGGAGAAATGTCGAAACAGTTGGTACCCGTGGGATCCTGGGTACAGATACCAAGGTACGACCAACAGGGTTGTCTGCGAATCTGCCAATGCACGGTCCACGGTTTGGAGAAATGCAGAACCTTAAACTGCTACAAATTCAACTCTTGCTGGGTGCACGACCGTTTCGTCGCTCACAAAGCCAACTTCTATCTGGAATGTAATCCCTGTCACTGTTTCGAGGGCGAGTTCACGTGTTCGAAGAAGAATTGCGGCGAGATACGCGTACCTTCGTTGCCCTGTGACTGTCCGGCTCATTACGTCCCCGTTTGTGGAAGATTAGGCTTCACTTTTGCATCCGGTTGTCTGGCAAAGTGTTCCGAGATGTCCGCGAACGAAGTAGAATTCGGTAGCTGTTCCTCTCGCGACCCGTGCGCGTCCAATCCTTGCGACAGCACGGAAAAATGCGTCCCGAGAACCAGAGTGTGCTTGTCCAGGCTCCAGAAATCTTGTCGCCAATACGAATGCGTACCTCTCGATTGCGATCCCCGAGACGAGGCCAACGGTCCGGTTTGCGACAAGGAAAACCGCCAACATCGCTCCATGTGCGCCATGATTCGATCTGGGGCCAGTTTGGGCTACAGAGGACATTGTCTAGAAGGGTGTAGCTTACGTGGTCCCGTTTGCGGTACCAACGGAGAGATCTACGCGAACGAGTGCGCAGCGTGGGCGGAAAGGACTGTGGTGGATTACTTTGGTCGTTGCGTGGCTGTCGGGTTGATAGGTGATCAAGCCAAGCCTCGTTGCGGCGATTTAGTACAATGTCCTCGGTTAATCGAGCCATACTGCGTTGGAGTCACACCCCCCGGTGCCTGTTGTCCTGTCTGCGGTGGGGCGGCTAAGCTCTTTTATTCTAAAAAACAG TTGGATAGGATATACTACACGATGGACGAGGACGTGGACAAAGATTCGGTCGCGCTCGAGGTCCTCTTGTCAGCTCTAGCACGACAGATCCAAGTGGCACAGTGCGTTCTTCGAGGCATGATGACGCCAGACCTCGACATATTCGTTATAGTACAGCCTACGTCGAAGAGACCTTCGCCGCTGCAGCTACGAGCTTGCGTGGCTGAGACTGAGAAACTAGTTACCAGAATTTCGGAGAGGAGCCCCAGGATCACGACGGAAGTACTGTTAGGCGCGCTCACCAGAGCGGAAATTGCTCATAGCTACATATCAAGTGCCATGACCATCGGGG